Proteins encoded by one window of Vigna radiata var. radiata cultivar VC1973A chromosome 5, Vradiata_ver6, whole genome shotgun sequence:
- the LOC106760449 gene encoding uncharacterized protein LOC106760449, with translation MESEMKETKATIMFLCVFFALCIRFNVQAKPSSTVETEIEAKLKQLNKPAVKTIKSEDGDIIDCVNIYDQPAFDHPALKNHTIKMMPDYLLQLKNSSTVEEDSESQIFQTWQKSGSCPQGTIPIRRILKEDLLRAASLDSFGQKFPQHYDNSTGQEDGYVPPTRSSAFLLTVGFNYIGAQADINVWNPKVAQTNEFTTAQIWLKNSNGSYFTSVESGWTVNPKLYGDRATRFFAYWTRDSYRSTGCFDLTCSGFVQTGQVALGASIGPXSXXXREQYDINVGMFLEPNSGNWYLKVKNNMAVGYWPAEIVGLLRHSATSVEWGGQVSSTNIRKKRPHTTTQMGSGEFANGRYRQACYMRNIKIMDYSLQLKYPRDVIPVAQEPYCYSAFNDARPGIEPMFYFGGPGRGLAYCQ, from the exons ATGGAGAgtgaaatgaaagaaacaaaggCTACAATTATGTTCCTTTGTGTTTTTTTTGCATTGTGTATCAGATTCAACGTTCAAGCAAAGCCATCTTCAACTGTAGAAACAGAAATTGAAGCTAAATTGAAGCAACTCAACAAGCCTGCTGTCAAAACCATCAAG AGTGAAGATGGAGATATTATTGACTGTGTCAACATTTATGACCAACCTGCTTTTGATCATCCAGCTTTAAAAAACCACACTATCAAG ATGATGCCTGATTATCTGCTACAATTGAAAAATTCAAGCACAGTAGAAGAAGATTCAGAGTCACAGATATTTCAGACATGGCAGAAGAGTGGAAGTTGTCCACAAGGAACCATCCCTATTCGTAGAATTCTAAAGGAAGATTTACTCAGAGCTGCTTCTCTCGATAGCTTTGGCCAGAAATTCCCACAGCACTACGATAATTCAACAGGCCAAGAAGACGGATATGTTCCCCCAACTCGATCG TCAGCATTTCTTCTGACAGTGGGATTCAACTACATCGGAGCACAAGCAGACATCAACGTTTGGAATCCAAAGGTTGCTCAGACAAACGAGTTCACCACAGCTCAAATTTGGCTCAAGAACAGCAACGGTTCCTATTTTACAAGCGTTGAATCAGGGTGGACG GTGAATCCCAAGCTATATGGTGACAGAGCCACCCGATTTTTCGCCTACTGGACT AGGGATTCATACAGATCAACTGGGTGCTTCGATCTTACATGTTCAGGATTTGTGCAAACAGGGCAAGTAGCGCTTGGTGCTAGCATAGGACCTNTATCATNANNTTANAGAGAACAGTATGACATTAACGTTGGAATGTTCCTG GAGCCAAACTCGGGAAATTGGTATCTGAAAGTGAAGAACAATATGGCAGTGGGTTATTGGCCAGCTGAAATAGTGGGGTTATTGAGACACAGTGCGACATCGGTTGAGTGGGGGGGACAAGTATCAAGCAcgaatataagaaagaaaaggcCTCACACCACAACACAAATGGGTAGTGGAGAGTTTGCAAATGGTCGATATCGGCAAGCATGCTACATGCGAAACATAAAGATTATGGATTATTCACTTCAGCTCAAGTATCCCAGAGATGTAATTCCAGTGGCCCAAGAGCCCTATTGTTACAGTGCCTTCAATGATGCCAGGCCTGGGATAGAACCTATGTTTTATTTTGGAGGCCCTGGTCGAGGCCTAGCTTACTGTCAGTGA